From Roseofilum capinflatum BLCC-M114:
TCCCCATAATCCCACCTCCGCTACTGCTCCCCTCTCCTTCTTCAAAGAAGCCGTCGATCTCTGTTTGCGCCACAATATCGCCCTGATTCATGATGCCCCCTATGCCGAATTCGTCTTTGATGGCAAACCTGCGTCCCCTTCCGTCCTGCAAGCAGACCCAGATAAAGTCATCTCCATCGAATTCTTCTCTCTGTCCAAAACCTATAGTATGGGCGGGTTTCGCGTCGGTTATGCCATTGGGAATCCTGAACTGATCGCCGGACTGCGGCAGGTTAAGGCAGTCGTAGACTTTAATCAGTACCAGGGGATTTTTAATGGGGCGATCGCCGCACTCCAAGGCTCCCAAACCCATATCCAGATCACAATTAACCGCTTCCAACAGCGCCGAGATGCCTTTATTCGTGCCATGGACGACATAGGCTGGACTATTTCTCCCTCCGCCGCCACCATGTTCGTCTGGGCGAAACTACCGAAAAAATGGGAAAAACACTCAGTTGACTTCTGCACCAAACTCGTAGAAACCACAGGGGTAGCCGCCTCCCCTGGAGCCGGTTTTGGCCCCAATGGTGAGGGTTTCGTCCGTTTTGCCCTAGTTCACGACCCCCACATACTGCAACAGGCAGCCACTCGGATCGGTGAGTTTCTGCGATCGTAAAAATACGGAAAATTGAATCTGAATGCCCTGGAAAACTTTATAGAAACTTGATGGAATCTTCATCGTAACTTCACCACAGGGCAAGGGTTTCAGGCTATGATAAGAACAAGTTGAACGGAAACAGCTTTCGCCAACTCACCTATCCCCTGCTCTGGGAAGAAAAGGGTTTTTTCAAAGAATAACAATCACGTTACTCAAGTGAACTCCGTCACATCCCTTCCCCAAACAGCAGCTTAAGATAGGCATCAGTTGAAAGGAAAGCCACTTCCAAACAA
This genomic window contains:
- a CDS encoding LL-diaminopimelate aminotransferase; translation: MRFADRLKSFEHNVFAEMDRGKGKARAAGLEVIDLSLGSSDQPTAPQVIEAIAQTLPDTRTHGYQLFNSTLPFRQACAQWYTDKYNIPVDPETEVLALIGSQEGTAHLPLAILNPGDIAILLDPGYPSHYGGVYFAGGELYTLPLREENGFLPNFSDIPASVLDKARMMVLNYPHNPTSATAPLSFFKEAVDLCLRHNIALIHDAPYAEFVFDGKPASPSVLQADPDKVISIEFFSLSKTYSMGGFRVGYAIGNPELIAGLRQVKAVVDFNQYQGIFNGAIAALQGSQTHIQITINRFQQRRDAFIRAMDDIGWTISPSAATMFVWAKLPKKWEKHSVDFCTKLVETTGVAASPGAGFGPNGEGFVRFALVHDPHILQQAATRIGEFLRS